One Bosea sp. 685 DNA segment encodes these proteins:
- a CDS encoding MFS transporter, producing the protein MAEIPNTARQAPAPQAPTPSAFSPLRRPVFAVLWAATILGNIGSFMRDVASAWLVTDLSGSPSAVAMIQVAGTLPIFLLAIPAGVLSDIVDRRKLLIGVQILLGLISTALLALALADRLSVAILVGLTFLGGVGAALMGPAWQSIVPELVPKPDLRNAVALNSLGFNIARSIGPALGGALLVAFGAAATYGADVLSYVFVVAALVWWRRPAGADDALREHFGGAFRAGLRYARASRELHRVLLRATLFFICASAVWALLPLVARRLLEGGAGFYGLLLGAVGAGAICGAVLLPRIRARTGIDGIMLGAALVTATIIAALAAVPPQWLAVILLFILGGAWIAALTTLNGTIQAILPNWVRGRGLALYLTVFNGASAAGSLLWGLVAEAIGIHATLIAAALALIVVAFAVLRLPLPAGEADLTPSSHWPEPAITEPIEHDRGPVTITIEYRIARENRAGFLAAITRLAPERRRDGAFAWGVAEDAADPERIVEWFMVESWAEHLRQHKRVSQADADIQAEAARFHAGSEAPVIRHLLGLSAPRESGAAPVDRGA; encoded by the coding sequence ATGGCCGAGATCCCGAACACGGCCCGGCAGGCCCCGGCGCCGCAAGCCCCCACACCCTCGGCGTTTTCGCCGCTGCGCCGGCCCGTCTTCGCCGTGCTCTGGGCGGCGACGATCCTGGGCAATATCGGCAGCTTCATGCGCGACGTCGCCAGCGCCTGGCTGGTGACCGACCTCTCCGGCTCGCCCTCGGCCGTGGCAATGATCCAGGTCGCCGGCACCTTGCCGATTTTCCTGCTGGCGATTCCGGCCGGCGTGCTCTCCGACATCGTCGACCGCCGCAAGCTCCTGATCGGCGTGCAGATCCTGCTCGGCCTGATCAGCACCGCGCTGCTGGCCTTGGCGCTCGCCGACAGGCTGAGCGTCGCGATCCTGGTCGGGCTGACTTTTCTGGGCGGTGTCGGCGCGGCGCTGATGGGGCCGGCCTGGCAGTCGATCGTGCCCGAGCTCGTGCCGAAACCGGATCTGCGCAACGCGGTGGCGCTCAACTCGCTCGGTTTCAACATCGCCCGCTCGATCGGCCCGGCGCTCGGCGGCGCGCTGCTCGTCGCCTTCGGGGCGGCCGCGACCTATGGCGCGGATGTGCTGAGCTATGTCTTCGTCGTCGCCGCTTTGGTCTGGTGGCGGCGTCCGGCCGGGGCCGACGACGCGCTGCGCGAGCATTTCGGCGGCGCCTTCCGGGCCGGGCTGCGCTATGCCCGCGCCAGCCGCGAGCTGCATCGCGTCCTGCTGCGCGCCACGCTGTTCTTCATCTGCGCCAGCGCGGTCTGGGCGCTGTTGCCGCTGGTGGCGCGCCGGCTGCTCGAAGGTGGCGCCGGCTTCTACGGCCTGCTGCTCGGGGCTGTCGGCGCCGGGGCGATCTGCGGCGCGGTCCTGCTGCCGCGCATCCGGGCGCGAACGGGCATCGACGGCATCATGCTCGGCGCAGCCCTCGTCACCGCCACGATCATCGCGGCGCTGGCGGCCGTGCCGCCGCAATGGCTCGCGGTGATCCTGCTCTTCATCCTCGGCGGGGCCTGGATCGCGGCGCTGACCACGCTGAACGGCACCATCCAGGCGATCCTGCCGAACTGGGTGCGCGGCCGCGGCCTGGCGCTCTACCTGACGGTCTTCAACGGCGCCTCGGCTGCCGGCAGCCTGCTCTGGGGCCTCGTCGCGGAGGCGATCGGCATCCACGCCACGCTCATCGCGGCGGCGCTGGCGCTCATCGTCGTCGCCTTCGCCGTACTGCGCCTGCCGCTGCCGGCGGGAGAGGCCGATCTGACGCCGTCCTCGCATTGGCCAGAGCCCGCCATCACCGAGCCAATCGAACATGATCGCGGCCCGGTGACGATCACGATCGAATACCGCATCGCCCGCGAGAACCGCGCCGGTTTCCTGGCGGCCATCACCCGGCTCGCGCCGGAGCGGCGGCGCGACGGCGCTTTCGCCTGGGGCGTCGCGGAGGATGCCGCCGATCCCGAGCGCATCGTCGAATGGTTCATGGTCGAGTCCTGGGCCGAGCATCTGCGCCAGCACAAGCGCGTCTCGCAGGCCGATGCCGATATCCAGGCCGAGGCGGCGCGCTTCCATGCCGGGTCGGAGGCGCCCGTCATCCGGCACCTGCTCGGGCTTTCGGCGCCGCGCGAGAGTGGCGCGGCCCCGGTGGATCGCGGGGCATGA
- a CDS encoding DoxX family protein encodes MSASPLPAVQPAVATLLGRSWLALLARLAVALPFLLSGLAKLADFGGATAEVRGLTGLEPAGLFAVLVIAIQLGGSAWLIAGGRHAWIGAAGLAGFTAVATLFAHAFWLKPAAERVLHQNIFFEHVSIIGGLALLAILAARSTGDARP; translated from the coding sequence ATGTCGGCCTCGCCGCTCCCTGCCGTCCAGCCGGCCGTCGCAACCCTGCTCGGCCGGTCCTGGCTGGCGCTTCTCGCCCGGCTCGCGGTCGCCCTGCCCTTCCTGCTCAGCGGCCTCGCCAAGCTCGCCGATTTCGGCGGCGCGACGGCCGAGGTCCGCGGCCTGACCGGACTCGAACCCGCCGGGCTCTTCGCCGTGCTGGTCATCGCGATCCAACTCGGCGGCTCCGCCTGGCTGATCGCAGGCGGCCGCCACGCCTGGATCGGCGCCGCCGGGCTCGCCGGCTTCACCGCAGTCGCGACGCTCTTCGCCCATGCCTTCTGGCTGAAGCCGGCCGCTGAGCGCGTGCTGCACCAGAACATCTTCTTCGAGCATGTCTCGATCATCGGCGGTCTCGCGCTGCTGGCGATCCTGGCGGCGCGCTCCACTGGCGACGCGCGACCGTGA